One window of Dyadobacter sandarakinus genomic DNA carries:
- the plsY gene encoding glycerol-3-phosphate 1-O-acyltransferase PlsY, with amino-acid sequence MSLTILLFTVVAAYLLGSIPSSVWYGIGYFGIDVRKHGSGNAGATNTFRVLGKRAGTVVMLIDVLKGWTATSLASMLFYLNEIGETELLMYKIIFGIIAIIGHIFPVFVKFKGGKGIATLLGMVLAIHPELASLCITIFILTLLTSQYVSLSSILATLAFPVLSWLGVFGHPEPLLVVFGFTMFVLVVFTHQKNIIRLVNGNENRVNLFARSKQASNQR; translated from the coding sequence ATGAGTCTTACCATATTATTATTTACAGTTGTTGCAGCGTATCTGCTGGGGTCAATCCCAAGTTCGGTCTGGTACGGGATAGGATATTTCGGGATTGATGTTCGTAAACACGGCAGCGGCAATGCAGGCGCTACCAATACATTCAGGGTACTTGGCAAGCGGGCCGGAACCGTAGTAATGCTTATTGACGTACTGAAAGGCTGGACAGCGACTTCACTGGCCTCCATGCTTTTTTACCTGAACGAAATTGGTGAAACCGAGTTGCTGATGTACAAGATCATCTTCGGCATCATTGCGATCATCGGACATATATTTCCGGTTTTCGTGAAGTTCAAAGGTGGAAAAGGCATCGCTACCCTGCTGGGTATGGTACTCGCGATCCATCCGGAACTTGCTTCACTTTGCATTACGATCTTTATACTTACACTGCTGACGTCACAATATGTGTCACTCAGCTCCATACTGGCGACACTGGCATTTCCGGTACTGTCGTGGCTGGGCGTTTTCGGCCATCCGGAGCCGCTGCTGGTTGTTTTTGGATTTACGATGTTTGTGCTGGTCGTTTTTACGCATCAGAAAAACATCATCCGGCTTGTTAATGGAAATGAAAACCGGGTTAACCTTTTTGCCCGCTCCAAACAGGCTTCGAATCAACGCTGA
- a CDS encoding dipeptidase produces the protein MKQYIEENQERFLNELLDLLRIPSVSADSRFRDDMQKAAAYVRESIENAGADRAEIYETAGHPVVYGEKIIDPALPTVLIYGHYDVQPADPYELWESPPFEPVIKNERIYARGACDDKGQFYMHIKALETMLATGNLTCNVKVMIEGEEEIGSSNLGSFVRQHRNILACDTILISDTSIIANDVPSIETGLRGLTYVEVEVTGANRDLHSGVYGGAVANPINVLCEMIASLKDADGHITIPGFYDKVQELSGQERDALNAAPFSLEAYKDELQVADVRGEAGYTTIERTSIRPTLDVNGIWGGYTGEGAKTVLPSKAHAKISMRLVPDQHDDEICELFTRHFESIAPPSVKVKVVPHHGGLPYVTPTSSVEYQAAEKAMEESFGKKPLPTRGGGSIPIVALFEQELGCKSILMGFGLDIDNLHSPNESYGLFNYYKGIETIPLFFKHYAALKK, from the coding sequence ATGAAGCAATACATAGAAGAAAACCAGGAACGATTTCTGAACGAGCTGCTCGATCTGCTGCGCATTCCCTCTGTCAGCGCTGATTCAAGGTTCAGGGATGATATGCAGAAAGCCGCGGCCTATGTCAGGGAAAGCATTGAAAATGCCGGAGCAGACAGAGCTGAGATATACGAGACAGCGGGTCATCCGGTCGTTTATGGTGAAAAAATCATTGATCCTGCTTTGCCTACCGTGCTGATTTACGGGCATTACGACGTACAGCCTGCCGATCCTTACGAGCTGTGGGAGTCGCCTCCATTTGAGCCGGTGATCAAAAATGAGCGTATTTATGCGCGCGGTGCTTGCGATGATAAAGGTCAGTTTTACATGCATATCAAAGCATTGGAAACGATGCTCGCTACCGGTAACCTGACGTGTAATGTGAAAGTGATGATCGAGGGTGAAGAGGAGATCGGTTCATCCAATCTGGGTAGCTTTGTGCGGCAGCACCGTAATATACTGGCCTGTGACACGATCCTGATTTCCGATACCAGCATTATTGCTAATGATGTACCCTCCATTGAAACTGGTTTGCGCGGGCTTACCTACGTGGAGGTAGAAGTAACAGGCGCCAACCGTGACCTGCATTCAGGCGTTTACGGAGGAGCCGTGGCCAATCCGATCAATGTACTGTGTGAAATGATCGCATCCCTGAAAGATGCCGACGGGCACATTACCATTCCTGGTTTTTATGACAAAGTACAGGAGCTTTCCGGCCAGGAGCGGGATGCGCTCAATGCTGCACCTTTCAGCCTGGAAGCCTATAAAGATGAGTTGCAGGTGGCCGACGTGCGTGGAGAAGCTGGATATACAACCATCGAGCGCACGTCCATCCGCCCTACATTGGATGTCAATGGAATCTGGGGAGGGTATACGGGCGAGGGTGCCAAAACGGTGCTTCCTTCAAAAGCCCATGCAAAAATCTCCATGCGCCTCGTGCCCGATCAGCATGATGATGAAATCTGTGAATTGTTTACCAGGCATTTTGAATCCATTGCACCACCATCTGTAAAAGTGAAGGTAGTGCCGCATCACGGCGGGTTGCCTTATGTGACGCCCACCAGTTCGGTGGAGTACCAGGCTGCTGAGAAAGCGATGGAGGAATCCTTCGGGAAAAAACCGTTGCCAACCAGGGGTGGGGGAAGCATACCGATCGTGGCGCTTTTTGAGCAGGAACTTGGCTGCAAAAGCATCCTGATGGGCTTTGGACTGGATATTGATAACCTGCATTCGCCCAATGAAAGCTACGGATTGTTTAACTACTACAAAGGCATTGAGACCATTCCTTTGTTCTTCAAACATTATGCAGCACTAAAAAAATAG
- a CDS encoding tetratricopeptide repeat protein — protein MKNIIFVLTLSIGLYLASARPADAQLYSSAELDKNYDMILKNPGIQIEATEAINMMYNYRFTEADAEFRWLKYRYPTHPMPHFLMGLAEWWKIVPNTDNESHDKAFLAQMDSTIELAEELYDNEKNKIEPAFFLAAAYAFKGRLYAERESWAKAAFAGKKSLKYFEQCKGNGDLSPELLFGDGLYNYYAEWVPKEYPILKPVMALFPKGNKRLGEQQLEKVGNNAFYTRVEARYFLLQIYSMESEHSKAYEMAKYMWQTFPNNPYFERYFCRTAFVTGKMAEAEKAAQNILDKISQAMPGYEAVSGRNAAYVLAYYHMNYHRNYDLASQYYQKAISFSTETNSLNAGYYLSSLIGLGKIAEMKKDYDEAIRYYKLADDKADKKSSQAKEAKTAIANLKKLKREQRRKR, from the coding sequence ATGAAAAATATCATTTTCGTCCTCACCTTATCCATTGGCCTTTACCTGGCTTCTGCCCGACCGGCGGATGCACAGCTATATTCTTCTGCCGAGCTGGACAAGAATTATGATATGATCCTGAAAAATCCGGGCATTCAGATTGAGGCTACCGAGGCGATTAATATGATGTATAATTACCGTTTTACGGAAGCAGATGCCGAATTCCGCTGGCTGAAATACCGCTATCCCACGCACCCGATGCCGCACTTTCTGATGGGTTTGGCAGAGTGGTGGAAAATCGTCCCGAATACCGACAATGAATCACATGATAAAGCATTTCTGGCCCAGATGGACTCTACGATAGAGCTGGCAGAGGAGCTTTATGATAACGAAAAGAACAAAATAGAGCCTGCATTTTTCCTGGCCGCTGCCTATGCATTCAAGGGCAGGCTGTATGCTGAGCGGGAAAGCTGGGCCAAGGCAGCATTTGCAGGCAAAAAGTCACTCAAATATTTTGAACAATGCAAAGGGAACGGTGACCTGAGCCCCGAACTGCTTTTTGGTGACGGACTGTACAACTATTATGCTGAGTGGGTACCGAAAGAATACCCGATCCTCAAACCTGTGATGGCGCTTTTTCCAAAGGGGAACAAGCGCCTGGGCGAGCAGCAACTTGAAAAAGTGGGCAACAATGCTTTCTACACGCGGGTGGAAGCGCGGTACTTTCTTTTGCAGATTTATAGCATGGAGAGCGAGCATTCCAAAGCGTATGAAATGGCCAAGTACATGTGGCAGACGTTCCCAAACAATCCTTATTTCGAACGCTATTTTTGTCGCACGGCATTTGTGACGGGAAAAATGGCAGAGGCTGAAAAGGCTGCTCAGAATATTCTGGACAAAATAAGTCAGGCTATGCCGGGCTACGAGGCGGTGAGCGGACGTAATGCAGCTTATGTACTGGCGTACTATCATATGAATTACCACCGTAATTATGACCTGGCCAGCCAGTATTATCAAAAAGCGATCAGTTTTTCAACGGAAACCAACTCCCTGAATGCCGGCTACTACCTTTCATCGCTGATCGGGCTGGGGAAAATAGCGGAAATGAAGAAAGACTACGATGAGGCAATTCGCTACTACAAGCTTGCCGACGACAAGGCCGACAAGAAGTCGAGCCAGGCGAAGGAAGCCAAAACAGCCATTGCCAATCTTAAAAAACTAAAAAGGGAGCAGCGCCGAAAAAGGTGA
- the hpt gene encoding hypoxanthine phosphoribosyltransferase codes for MTIDILDRTFEPFISREDLEARVGELAMSITSDYEGRCPLFLVVLNGAFLFASELVKRIPLSCQMSFIRLASYSGTSSTGQVRQILGLDGDLAGRDIIIIEDIVDTGLTMQSLLDQLQQLGPSSIELAVLLHKPEALKTPISMRYLGFEIENKFVVGYGLDYEGIGRNLDALYVSK; via the coding sequence ATGACCATTGACATACTGGACAGAACGTTTGAGCCATTTATCTCGCGGGAAGATCTGGAAGCCCGCGTCGGGGAGCTGGCAATGTCCATCACAAGTGACTATGAAGGGCGATGTCCTCTTTTTCTGGTGGTTTTAAATGGGGCATTCCTGTTTGCCAGTGAGCTTGTCAAGCGTATTCCGCTATCCTGCCAGATGTCTTTCATCCGGCTTGCATCGTACTCCGGCACTTCGTCTACCGGGCAGGTACGACAAATACTCGGCCTTGACGGTGACCTGGCGGGACGGGATATCATTATCATTGAAGACATTGTGGATACCGGGCTCACCATGCAGTCACTGCTGGACCAGTTGCAGCAACTCGGCCCCAGTTCCATAGAGCTTGCAGTGCTACTTCACAAGCCCGAAGCTCTGAAGACACCCATCAGCATGCGGTACCTCGGCTTTGAAATCGAGAACAAATTTGTTGTCGGCTACGGACTCGATTATGAGGGTATCGGGCGTAATCTGGATGCCTTGTATGTCAGCAAATAG
- a CDS encoding pyridoxal phosphate-dependent aminotransferase has protein sequence MSAVALENRLADRINALEESSTLAMTKMARELAAQGHRVISLSVGEPDFKTPEHICEAAKKAIDDGFHGYSPVAGYPDLRKAIADKLKRDNNIDWKPENIVVSTGAKHSLANVIQVLVNPGDEVVIFAPYWVSYSEMVKLAEGKSVIIDGAFDNGFKVTAAQLEAAITPRTKVVMYASPNNPTGAVYSEKELREIGAVLEKHEGVYILADEIYEYINFTEEGHFSMGSIPALKERVITVNGVAKGFAMTGWRIGFIAAAKWISEGVEKLQGQVTSGTNSIAQKAATAAFNGPLDATKEMTAAYARRRDLVVGLLKEIPGFKVNVPDGAFYAFPDVSYYFGKSDGTNTINNSDDFANWLLTNSYVSTVAGSGFGAPNCIRISTAAADQALTEAVQRIKDAVATLK, from the coding sequence ATGTCCGCAGTAGCATTGGAAAACCGGTTGGCCGACCGAATCAACGCGCTTGAAGAATCTTCGACGCTGGCGATGACCAAAATGGCACGTGAACTGGCCGCACAGGGCCACAGAGTAATTAGTCTGAGTGTAGGTGAGCCTGATTTTAAGACACCTGAGCACATTTGTGAAGCTGCTAAGAAGGCAATCGATGATGGTTTTCACGGCTATTCACCAGTGGCAGGATATCCTGATCTGCGCAAGGCTATCGCTGATAAACTGAAACGTGACAATAATATAGATTGGAAACCCGAGAACATCGTGGTTTCTACCGGAGCAAAGCATTCACTGGCCAATGTGATCCAGGTATTGGTTAATCCCGGCGATGAAGTAGTGATTTTTGCTCCATACTGGGTAAGCTATTCCGAAATGGTGAAGCTGGCGGAAGGCAAGTCGGTGATCATCGACGGTGCTTTCGACAATGGTTTCAAAGTAACCGCCGCACAGTTGGAAGCTGCCATTACACCCCGTACAAAGGTGGTAATGTACGCATCTCCCAACAATCCGACCGGCGCGGTGTACTCCGAAAAGGAACTGCGTGAAATCGGGGCTGTTCTGGAAAAGCACGAAGGTGTTTACATACTGGCGGATGAGATTTATGAATATATCAACTTCACCGAGGAAGGCCATTTCAGTATGGGTTCTATCCCGGCGCTGAAAGAGCGGGTGATCACCGTAAATGGTGTCGCAAAAGGATTTGCGATGACGGGCTGGCGCATCGGTTTCATTGCTGCTGCGAAATGGATTTCCGAAGGAGTGGAAAAATTGCAGGGACAGGTTACATCCGGTACGAATTCCATAGCCCAGAAAGCGGCCACTGCTGCATTTAACGGACCTTTGGACGCTACCAAAGAAATGACCGCAGCCTACGCGCGCCGCCGTGACCTTGTAGTGGGTTTGTTAAAAGAAATTCCTGGTTTCAAGGTGAATGTGCCGGATGGCGCTTTTTATGCATTCCCTGATGTCAGCTACTACTTTGGGAAATCTGATGGAACAAATACCATCAACAATTCCGACGATTTTGCCAACTGGCTGCTGACCAATTCATACGTGTCGACCGTAGCCGGCTCGGGTTTCGGGGCACCTAATTGTATCCGGATTTCCACGGCAGCTGCTGATCAGGCATTGACCGAGGCGGTTCAGCGCATTAAAGATGCCGTAGCAACATTGAAATAA
- a CDS encoding ferredoxin--NADP reductase, producing MSKHYFLKVKEVEKETDEAVTIHFWHPINEVVAYRPGQFLTLLLPDGDKKVRRSYSMSSSPYTDVSPAITIKRVPGGYASNWLADYVKPGDVLETLEPAGNFFPKQADDQTRQVVFIGAGSGITPLFSILKSVLIVEPESEVFLLYGSRNEELIIFREKLQALQMKYANRLHIVHTLSQPVESWEGQRGRLNKTHILKIMESLPALNPQNAEYYLCGPEDLTHEAKSALEILSVPEAHIRKESFATASSAEPGAVTTEDDAVKTREITLFYEGTEYKLPVKPHETVLEAALNMDIDLPYSCQAGMCTACLGRCVSGKVHLDEEDALSKAEREEGFILTCVSHPMTDDVIIEVE from the coding sequence ATGAGTAAGCATTATTTTTTGAAAGTAAAAGAAGTGGAAAAAGAGACGGATGAGGCTGTAACCATCCACTTTTGGCACCCGATCAATGAGGTTGTAGCCTATCGTCCGGGTCAGTTCCTGACTTTACTTTTACCTGACGGAGATAAAAAAGTGAGACGCTCATACTCCATGTCGAGTTCGCCTTACACGGATGTGTCGCCGGCAATTACGATCAAGCGGGTACCGGGGGGATATGCTTCCAACTGGCTTGCTGACTATGTAAAGCCAGGCGATGTGCTCGAAACGCTGGAACCGGCGGGCAACTTTTTTCCAAAGCAGGCTGACGATCAAACCCGGCAGGTCGTCTTTATCGGTGCAGGCAGCGGTATCACACCTCTTTTTTCCATCCTGAAGTCTGTCCTGATTGTAGAACCGGAAAGTGAAGTTTTTCTCCTTTATGGCAGCCGCAATGAGGAGCTGATTATTTTCCGGGAAAAATTGCAGGCTCTTCAGATGAAGTATGCAAATCGCCTGCACATAGTGCATACGCTCAGCCAGCCAGTGGAGAGCTGGGAAGGACAAAGGGGCCGCCTCAACAAAACACACATTCTTAAAATTATGGAATCTCTTCCTGCTTTAAACCCGCAGAATGCCGAGTACTACCTCTGCGGACCCGAAGATCTGACGCATGAAGCGAAAAGTGCCCTTGAAATCTTGTCGGTTCCCGAGGCTCATATCCGGAAGGAAAGCTTTGCAACTGCAAGCTCCGCCGAGCCGGGCGCGGTGACAACTGAAGATGATGCTGTGAAAACAAGAGAAATTACCCTTTTTTACGAAGGTACTGAGTACAAGTTACCGGTAAAGCCACACGAAACCGTACTGGAAGCCGCCCTGAATATGGATATTGATCTTCCATATTCCTGTCAGGCTGGTATGTGCACGGCCTGTCTGGGGCGGTGCGTGTCGGGTAAGGTGCATCTGGATGAAGAAGATGCCTTATCAAAAGCTGAGCGGGAAGAGGGTTTTATACTCACCTGCGTATCACATCCCATGACGGACGATGTAATCATAGAAGTAGAATAA
- a CDS encoding M56 family metallopeptidase: protein MKATLNLFNDATLAAFGWTLVHSLWQGAILALIACAAFYFFKHRTAQTRYLTGVLLLAAQLTASVITFLYYQSKTVTISGLKPAVLQQPAVALSQLELSMAFKMQLWLTLHLHELVICWIIGAGLLLLRFMGGWIFTERLRTRAHVVADREWRTRFGVIAARMNIKQSVDFKESNRVTAPVVIGTFSPVVLVPFGFLTGFPPAQLEAILAHELAHIQRNDYLVNVLQSLVEVIFFFHPGIWWLSERIRAEREHCCDDIALRVCGDKMSLAYALLKVADWQTTTGMAMAFASRKPLLLNRIHRLLGLSAKSQRFAPSLSATILTVAIATMVSAYAFAQQTDKPVPKKTAKHHTAARKSKAAHQNVDPAIEIEEPEMNIQIEETENMELMIDPGMENDSINKKIAEINQKMQTMEAEMRPYQSRMDELNLEMEKQRFEMERAQRQLEQIEWKKERIMDVRSGLMEQRSEILDHAQEQEVSKDKETEVEKQVAELEQKIKAQEQAVTDLNTQIAAAQKAVSTAEEPIQKSEAELQEISAKLDELGRNAGLESLGLARVGVPAPRPPKPPRAARIHGAPAPPPPPAKVVRPKSPPTPPLAPARK, encoded by the coding sequence ATGAAAGCAACACTTAACCTTTTCAACGATGCGACACTGGCTGCATTTGGATGGACATTGGTTCATTCCCTTTGGCAGGGTGCTATCCTGGCATTAATCGCTTGTGCAGCTTTTTATTTTTTCAAACACCGCACAGCCCAGACCCGCTACCTGACCGGCGTATTGCTGCTCGCAGCTCAGCTTACTGCTTCGGTAATTACATTCCTTTATTACCAGTCCAAAACTGTAACCATTTCAGGTTTAAAACCAGCAGTGTTACAGCAGCCAGCAGTTGCACTATCTCAGCTCGAATTGTCCATGGCATTTAAAATGCAGCTTTGGCTAACCTTACACTTACATGAACTGGTAATCTGCTGGATCATTGGTGCCGGCTTGCTGCTGCTGCGTTTTATGGGCGGCTGGATCTTCACTGAACGTCTGCGCACGCGTGCTCACGTTGTAGCGGATCGGGAATGGCGCACGCGGTTTGGTGTTATTGCCGCCAGGATGAATATAAAACAATCGGTTGACTTCAAAGAAAGTAACAGGGTTACAGCGCCGGTGGTCATTGGTACGTTCAGCCCGGTTGTGCTTGTACCATTTGGATTTTTAACAGGTTTTCCTCCCGCTCAACTGGAAGCGATACTAGCTCACGAGCTTGCGCATATTCAGCGCAATGATTATTTGGTCAATGTGCTTCAATCATTGGTAGAGGTCATTTTCTTCTTCCACCCGGGCATCTGGTGGCTATCCGAGCGCATCCGTGCTGAACGTGAACATTGCTGCGATGACATTGCACTCCGGGTATGCGGTGATAAAATGTCGCTTGCTTATGCCTTGCTGAAAGTAGCTGACTGGCAAACAACCACAGGTATGGCGATGGCTTTTGCTTCCCGGAAGCCTTTGCTGCTAAACCGCATTCACCGGCTGCTGGGACTTTCTGCCAAGTCACAAAGATTTGCTCCAAGCCTCTCCGCTACGATTCTTACGGTTGCCATTGCGACGATGGTGTCAGCCTATGCATTTGCACAGCAAACTGATAAACCTGTACCCAAGAAAACAGCTAAGCATCATACTGCTGCACGCAAATCAAAAGCGGCTCATCAGAATGTTGATCCAGCCATAGAAATAGAAGAGCCAGAGATGAATATCCAGATTGAGGAGACTGAGAATATGGAGCTGATGATTGATCCTGGTATGGAAAATGATTCTATCAACAAGAAAATAGCTGAAATCAACCAGAAAATGCAGACTATGGAAGCCGAAATGCGGCCATACCAGAGCAGAATGGATGAACTGAATCTTGAAATGGAAAAACAAAGGTTTGAGATGGAGCGCGCGCAACGCCAGCTCGAACAAATCGAATGGAAAAAAGAGCGGATTATGGATGTGCGGTCGGGTTTAATGGAACAGCGCTCTGAAATACTGGACCACGCTCAGGAGCAGGAAGTATCCAAAGACAAAGAAACCGAGGTTGAAAAACAGGTGGCGGAGTTGGAACAGAAGATTAAAGCTCAGGAACAAGCTGTGACCGACCTGAACACCCAGATCGCCGCTGCACAGAAAGCAGTCTCCACAGCTGAGGAGCCGATCCAGAAGTCGGAAGCTGAACTACAGGAAATTTCGGCAAAGCTGGACGAACTGGGTCGTAATGCAGGTCTGGAATCTCTGGGGCTTGCCAGGGTTGGGGTTCCTGCACCTCGTCCTCCGAAGCCGCCGCGTGCTGCCAGGATCCATGGTGCCCCCGCACCTCCTCCGCCGCCTGCAAAGGTCGTAAGGCCCAAAAGCCCTCCTACCCCACCATTGGCACCGGCCAGAAAATAA
- a CDS encoding BlaI/MecI/CopY family transcriptional regulator, with translation MYIKPTDAELEILNYLWEAGPSTVRAVHETVSANKDTGYTTTLKLMQIMHDKGLLYRTEQGRSHIYVALLGQEETQQNLLTRLVNTVFRGSAAQMVMQALGNHTTSKKELDEIRELLNNLENNHQS, from the coding sequence ATGTACATCAAACCAACAGATGCAGAACTTGAAATTTTGAATTACTTATGGGAAGCCGGTCCTAGTACGGTGCGTGCAGTACATGAAACCGTATCAGCGAACAAAGACACGGGTTATACCACAACTTTAAAGTTAATGCAGATAATGCATGACAAGGGTCTTTTGTATCGTACTGAGCAGGGCCGGTCACACATTTATGTTGCCCTGCTTGGTCAGGAAGAAACGCAGCAAAATCTGTTAACCCGCCTGGTTAATACCGTTTTTCGGGGCTCAGCAGCTCAAATGGTCATGCAGGCACTTGGCAACCACACTACTTCCAAAAAAGAACTGGATGAAATTCGTGAGCTCCTGAACAACCTGGAAAACAACCATCAATCATGA
- the dnaN gene encoding DNA polymerase III subunit beta, whose amino-acid sequence MKFVVSSSILLKQLSAINGVVSTNPIVPILENFLLSLEGNTLTVTASDLQTVMITEIEVESSEKGAIAIPAKLLLDTLRGLPEQPITLQVNSETFGTEIISDNGRYKLSGENPIDFPKTPAVNRGQAVNFSSTALGAAISNTLFATSTDDLRPAMTGVFVQMGTENATFVATDGHRLVRYRRTDIKSDLDTSMIIQRKALNLLKSCLPSEDVPVKAEFTTSNAFFSFGTIRMICRLIDERFPDYENAIPTNNQNTLTISRLEILSSLRRISIYSNRTTHQVRLKLSLNDLVISAEDLDYSNEANERLMCEYNGDDMEIGFNAKFLIEVLGNLSSKTISFELSAPNRAGLIIPIDQEENEDILMLVMPVMLNTYV is encoded by the coding sequence ATGAAGTTTGTCGTTTCGTCATCAATCCTCCTGAAACAGCTGTCTGCGATAAATGGTGTCGTTTCAACGAACCCGATTGTACCTATTCTTGAGAACTTCCTGCTCTCTCTTGAGGGAAATACATTAACTGTCACTGCGTCGGATCTGCAAACAGTGATGATCACGGAAATAGAAGTGGAATCTTCTGAAAAGGGCGCAATTGCGATTCCTGCCAAGTTGCTGCTGGATACCCTGCGTGGCCTGCCTGAGCAGCCTATTACATTGCAGGTGAACAGCGAGACCTTTGGAACCGAGATTATTTCTGACAATGGCCGGTATAAACTTTCTGGTGAAAACCCGATTGACTTTCCAAAAACACCGGCTGTAAACCGTGGCCAGGCTGTGAATTTCTCATCCACAGCATTGGGAGCTGCCATCTCAAACACACTTTTTGCAACGAGTACTGACGATCTTCGGCCTGCTATGACAGGTGTTTTCGTTCAGATGGGTACAGAGAATGCTACGTTTGTAGCCACTGACGGTCACCGCCTGGTTCGCTACCGTCGTACAGATATCAAGTCGGATCTGGATACTTCTATGATCATTCAGCGCAAGGCATTAAACCTGCTGAAATCCTGCTTGCCTTCTGAGGATGTACCCGTAAAAGCAGAGTTTACTACATCCAATGCATTTTTCAGCTTTGGAACCATTCGTATGATCTGCCGCCTGATCGATGAGCGTTTTCCTGATTATGAAAATGCAATTCCTACGAATAATCAGAATACATTAACCATCAGCAGGCTCGAAATACTTAGCTCACTGCGGCGTATTTCCATTTACTCCAATCGTACGACCCACCAGGTCAGATTGAAGTTGTCCCTCAATGATCTTGTTATTTCTGCGGAAGATCTTGATTACTCAAATGAAGCCAATGAACGATTGATGTGCGAGTACAATGGGGATGATATGGAAATAGGCTTTAATGCTAAATTCCTTATTGAGGTCCTTGGAAACTTGTCAAGCAAAACAATTAGTTTTGAATTATCCGCTCCAAACCGGGCAGGCCTGATTATTCCTATTGATCAGGAAGAAAATGAAGATATACTCATGCTGGTCATGCCGGTAATGCTTAACACATACGTATAG